The DNA sequence GGAATGCTGTGGGTGGGTATGGCAAATTGAGATTCCTAACGTAACAAAAATCAGAAAAGCACACAACCGTAATGAACATGTGTCTTCAAATGACCTCCATATATTTTCTGTGAACATATATTGAGAAAAATGGGTTTGAGCTATTCCTGCATCTTGCTCTAGTCTTCTGCAAGAAAAAGATTTAGCTCGAAAGAGGCATCATTTGTCATTGCGGCAGCttgcagaaaggcaaaagaaagaataaaacgtAGCAGGAAAGGAAGTAAGCATTGTATCTGTGCTGTCTTGTTGATGAATATGAAATTAAAAGATATATACAAACAACATTCAGAAacatgagcaaaacgtgaacaaggtgaatgcaggagccaacgtttcgacaagtggacttgtcttcttcaaggcgacatatgctttcctcgccacagtatatatgcTTTtctcgccttgaagaagacaagtccacttgtcgaaacgttggctcctgcgttcaccttgttcacgttttgctcatcgtcttgaattgccatctcccgcattccccgtctttatTCAGAAACATAGGCACACAAGAATGTTCAATCGTAGTTGCTATATTTCACCACTACAACACAGTGGACTTGCCCTAAAAAGTTGAACCGTTATGTCCGACTGTTCATCAAATTAGTAAAGAGTAGTACTGCACAGTTGGAAAAATTTTCAGTATCTGGACCAGTGTCAGTAGTGCAACTTAGTAGtacagtagactccctttaagaTGAACCCTAAGGGACTAGGAAAAtttgttcgtcttatcagaagaataattggcaacatcaccaggtgcatccaaatatcttacttcaaagcggtaaatgaagtagacttacAAAGGGGGAAAATGACATAAAAAGtatttatttagctgaacttaatagaaaacttaaagggcccctgaaacagttcggacaaatATTGTAGATGGTGTAGGGTACGGCTAAAGTTgatcatttgcaccacaatttgtgtgaagcgtctcatattaagagagctacggacaattacaagttaccctcctccatagtcatgcattttctcctcaactcattcgccgagtgatcgaggctaagctctgccttcactggctctgcatcatgatggcacaTCGTGTCCTCGACTTccagttctctaggagcgagcgtgtgaagcctctccaaactctctgccagctgcttggcagtcgaccacaagcgagagctattgaagcagcgtgcgttgcgagcattctgtcgcagcaccgaacgtgtctggtattccggtaaccacggACGAGCGGGGCGTTTCGACGTATGGCTGGAGACATAAACTCAatctgatgaaggaactttagcttAGATGTACATGAGCAGCCTAattggtctgcacggtccagccacctgttggcgcagagcttaaccagccaaacaaagcactaatattgctctaaccaaatgtaaaacattttaaacatttacaaaacaatgtgttgatgattacacttcTGCGAAAAAGTTACACCAGCATCAAAGAAGAATAAATTTCGTTACTGCTACGttatgtggttgagctctgtgccatcaggtggctgcaccgtgcataccattcacatttgtgcttttgctcatcccgtgaaacggcacggtcaaacggccaggccttgtccccttgcgcttgcatttacccgaataccgTACCGGCGAAACGCTACtgcggtagtaatcctccggtgtaaagtggcggccgtaaacgtgcaaatcctggcgccAGTCGTATAGTGGCAGTCCGATACGCTGCAGCCAGTCAGCTCGTGTaatggcttgcagagggacacgatgtcgcagcttgacatattgccagtcgctacgtctgcagtccacaacgcaacaaagtcgaatcaaagTGTTCGCGAAAAGACAAACCGATACTgatggcggagctctcgtcaaggactgagcacgttgtaacacaagcagacaacacttgctgtgtgccggaagtgcttaagtgtactgaaaaattgttcttgtgcattctctctaTGTTGCTTTctgtttatagaaacaaattaactaacattccaactattacgaacaacatttgttcgccATAATGTTGGCAAAATTAGTGAGGacacgccctgggcagccaatcgtaTAGCTCGCCCTACTAATGTCATTGGGGTAAATGATGTCAAATGGGTAGGAGCGGCTTAAATTCAACCAAGCGATGTACtgtgatcggcagcgatgtacatttttgaaACCTTTTCGTgaagcacttagatgtgtcaattaatgatcataaggacctactctaacgactcagtacattttACAAAATCGGCAAAATTGTTTCAGAGTCCCTTTAATGTAAAAAGGAGAAACGTGGCGAAGCGTCGGGGAGGAGGAGAGGAGGAAGGTAGGTGGAGGCGTGCTGGGTTGACCTTCTCCAGCAGTTTCTACAGGTTTTGTTTGCGGTATGGACGCACCGGCTTCGCCTCGTGATGacatcgtcctcgcgcgccgtacgctgtgtgtatcagtgaaagcgtgcgacggcgAGCTGATCGGTGAACCGCTgacggcggctcaatctcgcgtgcgcaaggaaGGAAAGGGGAGAGGAAGCGCGCCTAAAACCCCTtcaacttcgtaaagtagtgccacgctgaatgccgcctcctcctcgcgcgttctggccgaggccgacgccgcgtcgctattggcctaatggcatcacgggggccctcgcgccgtgcttcagcgccatttttgctcgagaagcgtcaacggagtggcgaggagcgcacgTTGGAGCCGacttgctacgctcgagcagtgtaggcggtgCAATGGTCGAGGagagagcgtgaaagagaggagaaacgaggatgAGTTAATTCGGAGGAAGAGAgcgtcgctactttacgaagttttaaGCGCACCCTCTTCCGTAGCGTGCATGGCACCGGGGGAGGGGAGGCCCGTTGCGCTTCGGGCGCGCGCGGTCGCGCGACTAAATCTTGAAGGTAATCTGCTTTGGGGGTGCAGTCTACGTGGTCCGATGGCACTTAGCTatgcgcgcgctgtgttctcgctgctcagtttgcgttgaagcgacagaaagcacgaaggtcacttcgctcactgctgccgCTACCGCAATTCTTCACGTCACGCCAGCATTTTTACAACGAGCgtccgcggccatcgagtgtgatgtatttgtttgcctgtgcgcgctcacaccatgctggttaatttagtttgtaagcaaatgtttacaaggggGTGTTCTACCCCGGTGGCTCCTGCCTATGGTGCGGCCGCGTGAGTCcagtcttgaatacgatctgcgatgcggacatgTAGTGTAGGCGTCTAGATGCACCGGGGGTCGATAGCACCCATATGCTTGCGCATTACCTGCGATCATGAAGTTAAACGtcactgaacttttttttttgtttcctcctcttgTTTTCGCCTGTGTCCACGGGCGATGTGCGCCGCAGGCCTgcagtagggtgcctcgatgcacgCAACCCTGGGCgcggcgcatcgaggcaccctagcctccAGGATCGGTAGCGGTCACTCCGAATGTTTGTCTTAACCGAAGAGTACGTCTGAGGCAGTTCATCTTATGcggattttacagcgaagctttcaaGGGCTATAGTTCCCCCAGAATCGTGTTCGTGTGTCGACACGAAATCGAGCCTTCTCCGGCGTCCGCGTCAGACGTACGTCAACTGCGTTCGTGCCGTCGAGTACGCGCCGTGACTGACGCAGCCCTACGTACTAGAACAAAACGACATTGTATTTCTTTAaagtgaagctgttaagggctagttcccccaggatcatGTCTGTAGTAGACACaaaactctccatacgtgggccgatcccgaagatagtgcaatgttgggccgacccgcggcggaagtgtaGTTCGCcacattaaggggcccacatgcttcgctggacatcctgcttcacagagtggaagggcactgacttCTTTTTGCCACTGAGTCAatggaaaaccaaacaaacgtTCCCATGTTGTTCGGCTTAAGAGAGTTCGTCTTAACGAGAGTTCACTGCATATGCTAACAGCATGTGCAAGTGGTCAATGTCACGCGTACAGTACAGTTCAATATGAAGAAGGCTAGCAGTGAGAGACAATACCTCACTTGCTGTCACCTGGTAAAATACCAGCATTTTACTTGTTTCATTTTAAAATGCCGGCTTTTGGTGGCCTTCAATGCAAATTGGGCGTTTGCTTCTTTACTGGCCCCATCTATACCTCTTATGCCACATTTACTTTATCCTGGCTTTTatttgtgcaggttctgcacaTATGCACCTCTGCTGGATcttttgtgcaggttctgcacaTATGCACCTCTGCTGGATCTATTTGCTTCAGCACTTTGCGACAGGTGGTTTACTTTTGCATAAAAGATGTGGGCCAACTGTGTTAAATGGCACTGTATCACACCTATTCCAAGCAATGCGAAATTTGCACTTACCTTCAATGATACTCAACTTCACCAAACTTATGAGTTGCCCAACTGCGAAATAATCCCAGTTGCACAAGGTCACCTGCAAAATTCTTATGTCTGCGTCAAGTTCAagaagtgattttttttctcacattgcTGGTTTCAAAATTTTTACTTACCTCTTATGGTTAGAACAGCTCAATTTCATTGTAACATATCAGTACAATTTAAACTGGACATTAATTATGAAGATATCCTGTACTGGCTGTGCATCACTGTATGGGAAACATTAAAGCTTGCAGCTTTTGTGCATGAACTAccattgaaaaaataaaaaaaatcagcacTTTGTTTTTACTaacaataaaagaagtaaaaaaaaaaggctctcgCATACACATTAAATGCAGAAATTCATAAGACATGATCTGTCACTGTATGCACAAACATGGTTTTTTACAAGCACATAGCGTAGTCTCAGTTCCAGCCACTCTGCTTCAAGACTGCCAAACAAATCATTGCTTAGTTGATGTCATCTTGACTGCTACCAGAGTGCTAATCTGGGCCATGAAAGGAATCATAGGACAATAACAAGATAATTTATTGACATTTAGTGGCAGATAAATAAGAGGGCAAGGGTGAACTTGTAGATACCTAAGGGCGGCCAGGAACAGAATATGACTTCTACAGCACCGGGAAAGTGGGCGACTGTTCTTGAGTTTTGCTTTTAGTGTGCAAGGAGAGACTTTCCAGTCATCTCCGGTGGTTGGGGAATTTTCAACAGGTCCAGAACAGTTGGAGCAACATCACAGAGAGCAGGGGTGTGGCTGGGTTTGCAGAATTTGTGGTCTCCAGCAATGCAGAAGGGAACCTTGTTTGTGGTGTGCTTAGTGACGGGCTTGTTATCAGGAGTCTTCATGAGTTCAGCATTCCCATGGTCCGCAGTGACAAGCAACACGTAGCCATTCTTGGCACAGGCATCTCTGATGCGCCCAATTCCCACATCGGTGGCCTCCACAGCCTTTACGGCTGCCTCGTACACTCCAGTGTGACCAACCATGTCAGGGGGTGCAAAGTTGCACATGACAAACGGGTGTTTCTTTTCACTTACAATTTTCACCATCTCATCAGCTACTCCCTTGCTGCTCATTTCAGGCATTAAGTCATAAGTGGCCACCTTGGGTGAGGGCACCAAGCAGCGTTCTTCGGCAGTGAAAGCCTTTTCCTGGCCACCGTTGAAGAAGAAGGTCACGTGAGCATACTTTTCTGTCTCGGCGCAGTGGAACTGACTTTTTCCCTTGGCAGCAAGCCATTCGGCAAGGACATTCTTGGGTACGGTTGGAGGGTACAGAACGGAAAATGGATATTCCTTCTTGTACTGCGTCATCGTGTACAGCTTCAAATCTTTGGGGATAACGCTTGTCTCAAAGTTGGGCTTGATCCCCAGCGCCTCCGACAGCTGGCGGGCTCGGTCTGCGCGGAAGTTGCAGAAGACCAGGGTGTCGCCGTCTTTAATACGGCCGTTGGGGTCCGTGATGATGGGCTTGAAAAACTCGTCGGTTTGTCTCTTGTCCTCGGGAGCATCGTAAAGGCTCTGGATGTGTTTGATGAGATTACTGGGTTCCACTCTATCGCCGATTCCCTGTGCGAGGCCTTCGAAGGCGATTTTTACGCGCTCCTCCCTCTTGTCTCGGTCCATGGCGTAGTAACGGCCGATCAAGGTGGCCAGTGAGCCGTACTTAAGGTGCGCACACTTGTCCAGGACCTGCTGCGCGTACTTTATGGAACTTGTGGGGCTCGTATCCCTGCCATCGCCGAAGAACTGGATGAAAGTGTGCGGAACGCCGTGCTTGTGAGCGCCTTCCAACAGGGCGAAGATATGGTTGATGTGCGAGTGTACTCCACCGTCGCTCCCGAGTCCCAGAAGGTGCAGGCGGCCGTTTTTGGTCTTGGCACGGTTGCAGGCTTCCACGAAATGCTCGTTGTTCTTGATGGCTCCAGTTTCCACGTCCATGTTAATCCGAACGATGTCTTGATATACGATCCTGCCGGCGCCGATGTTGAGATGCCCTACCTCGCTGTTGCCCATGAGACCGGCGGGCAAACCGACAGCAAGACCGGACGCTTCCAAGGGCAGGAACTGACCTTGAGTTTTGCAGAGCTCATCCATCACCGGCGTATTAGCGTTGAGAATGGCATTACCGTGACGGTCTTCCGAAAGCCCCCAGCCGTCGATGACAATCAAGCACACGTGAGTCATGTTGCGTAGGCTGGGACAGTCGACGAGTACGGGACTGACGCTTTTGCTCGTGAAAATGAATCGACCCCAGCTAAGGGCACTTTTCGTACCCTTGAACACCCTTGACACCGCGACCCCTGCCAGCGAAGTGACGCCCAAACACCGCAACCGGCGATATCCCTAGCAATGCCTTTCCCTAGCGCGGCTTGCATTGAAGTAACCTTTTTCTGATCTGACGCCGCTTCGGGTGGGGCGCCACAATACAGTTAAAAAGACAAGTGAACAACTTCGTAGACGCTAGGGCAGAGTATGGTGCCAAAGCTACCACCAGTCGAAGTAGTGGGTGTCTGCGTTCATTTGTCTACATAAGGCCAAGTTTTACCATATTTGTTGGGTCACGTGACACAGAACTTTCGTTTCTTGCGTGGCTTGAGTGTTGGTGCTtgcacatgccgttcgtgatcATGTAGCGTTGGCTGCCGTAGACGGCAGTGAAAGGGCTGTAGAGGACGTGACATATCTGCCTGCACGCCCTTACTACCCGTACCATCAGTTGTTACCGTGCTTTGCTTGCGGTAATGAGTCTGCAGCGTTTCCTCTTATTCGACCGTTAGGAATTCGTCATTAACATGGAACGAAAGCGGCACAGAATATGGTGAATAATCCGCTCTACCGATGACCGTCCTTAAAAAAAGTTCTTATTTTATTCATTGGGGTGTTTCACAATTCCTCGTTTCTTGCAGCATGGTCTCGGACTTCTTTTATCCCAATACAGGTGGTGTAGAAAGTCACATCTACCAACTCTCCCAATGTCTTTTAGCTCTGGGACACAAAGTTTGCGTTATCACGCACGCGTATGGGGACAGGAAAGGAGTTCGATACATGACGTCTGGGCTCAAGGTATGGCAGTTCACTGTAGTGCTCGTTCGATTATAATATGCAGCTCCTACACcacctgtgccccccccccctttttttttttcaggtgtacTACCTTCCTTTCCTTGTTATATACAACCAATGCACTCTACCAACCATCATGATTTCCTTTCCACTCATACGGAACATTCTCATAAGAGAAGAGATCACGGTTGTTCATGCACATTCAGTAAGCTTGATCCTCTGTTAATTTTCTTGTTTGAGGAAGTTCATGTCATTTTTGATCATGGTATTTTGAGCCTGCAAACTGACATTCGTCAGTTTAGGCAAAAAAGTGATGGCAGTCATTTTAAGCATACCCAGTGTGTTACGTTCCACTTGCaccaaaagtgaaaaaaaaaaaaaagctttagcaGTGCAAAAGCACCAGCACTATAGCACTAACTGTAATTAAAGCATAAGTTGTAGATAGGGCGATACATTATTAGTCATGGCCATCTAATAATTCATCTTCCGAGCCATATACAACTGTGTCTCGTATTTGGTAGCTCATTTTTGCATATACCAGATGCATCAAGTAGTTACAATGTGCTTGTATTAATTTTAAACCCCATTCTTTTGTCAAGGCGTTCTCATCCTTGGCATTGGAGGTTATGCTCCATGCTTCCACCTTGGGTCTTCGAGCTGTCTTTACAGACCATTCACTGTTTGGATTTGCCGATGCCAGTGCAATCATCACAAACAAACTGCTCAGCATGTCCCTGTCCTTTGCCAACCATGTTATATGCGTCTCACACACTGGGTAATTATAAAAGCATGACTATTCCTTCTTCTGACGAACTTACATTTATTTTAGAGCGCAATCGGCCTTCCAGATTTGGGCATATTGTGTATTACAAAATAGATGTGCAAGATGGAGCGTATTGTAGAAAGTATgcttttgcctttcttttttttcacatggaTTACTAAGCGGCTTAATACACTTAAATATCTACAGGCCTTTAAAATCTGCAGGTCTGTGGAAAATCTGTCTTTTCAGAATCACGTCTTAACAGAAGTAATCTGCAAAACTATAAATGTACTATTCCTGTGCTATCCACATGTCCATGACATAAAACAATCAAGAGCATTAAAATAAAATGTAGatgcaaaaaaaagttattgGATTTTCATGATACAAAGTATTGTTTCATGCAACTGTTACATACTTAAATAAATTTCACTTGCTGGCACTGTGAAGACCTGTTCACTGTAGATGTTTACATTTCATGTAGATTTCTCAAAGTTCTTCAGCGCCCTCATGTTGTTGAAAAATAAAATGCACCAGTGTATTGAGCGTATTAAGCTGTACCCTCGCGAACCAGAAGAACCAGCTACACCGCTGGTGCCGTGGTTCCTGGTTGGCATCGTCAGAATAATTAACAGACTACAGATGCCATTCGAGGACTTCTCTGCAGGTTTCTGCGTCACCGTTGATGCTGGTACAGCTGTTTAGGTCCACAACAATGCCATGTGCTTCTCGTGTTGCTTGCGGAATCGCCTCCTTCAATTGCTCCAATTCGGCCCTCTTATTGAGCCAAGTAGACGGCATCAATGGCAGCTGTTTAAG is a window from the Dermacentor variabilis isolate Ectoservices chromosome 3, ASM5094787v1, whole genome shotgun sequence genome containing:
- the LOC142576079 gene encoding 2,3-bisphosphoglycerate-independent phosphoglycerate mutase-like, with the translated sequence MTHVCLIVIDGWGLSEDRHGNAILNANTPVMDELCKTQGQFLPLEASGLAVGLPAGLMGNSEVGHLNIGAGRIVYQDIVRINMDVETGAIKNNEHFVEACNRAKTKNGRLHLLGLGSDGGVHSHINHIFALLEGAHKHGVPHTFIQFFGDGRDTSPTSSIKYAQQVLDKCAHLKYGSLATLIGRYYAMDRDKREERVKIAFEGLAQGIGDRVEPSNLIKHIQSLYDAPEDKRQTDEFFKPIITDPNGRIKDGDTLVFCNFRADRARQLSEALGIKPNFETSVIPKDLKLYTMTQYKKEYPFSVLYPPTVPKNVLAEWLAAKGKSQFHCAETEKYAHVTFFFNGGQEKAFTAEERCLVPSPKVATYDLMPEMSSKGVADEMVKIVSEKKHPFVMCNFAPPDMVGHTGVYEAAVKAVEATDVGIGRIRDACAKNGYVLLVTADHGNAELMKTPDNKPVTKHTTNKVPFCIAGDHKFCKPSHTPALCDVAPTVLDLLKIPQPPEMTGKSLLAH